In one Leptospiraceae bacterium genomic region, the following are encoded:
- a CDS encoding MaoC family dehydratase, whose translation MRIEFDSVEKGTTLPELKIGPISQMDLVRYAGASGDFNPIHNDNDFAKSQGLDGTIAHGMLIMGYLGRFCTNWVDQSQIKNFGVKFKSMTKPGETLICSGAVKMKKEVNGEKLVTVAIQAADEKGEVKVSGDLVITC comes from the coding sequence ATGAGAATCGAATTTGACAGTGTTGAAAAAGGAACTACCCTACCGGAATTAAAAATAGGCCCTATCAGCCAGATGGATCTTGTACGTTATGCCGGGGCCAGTGGAGACTTTAACCCGATTCATAATGACAACGATTTTGCAAAATCTCAGGGACTCGATGGAACTATAGCCCATGGGATGCTGATTATGGGGTACCTCGGAAGGTTTTGCACAAACTGGGTAGACCAGTCTCAGATCAAAAATTTTGGTGTTAAGTTTAAAAGCATGACCAAACCGGGAGAGACACTTATCTGTTCCGGAGCTGTAAAAATGAAAAAAGAAGTGAACGGAGAAAAACTCGTTACAGTAGCAATACAGGCTGCTGATGAAAAAGGCGAAGTCAAAGTTTCCGGTGATCTTGTAATTACCTGTTAA
- a CDS encoding ankyrin repeat domain-containing protein translates to MILKFTMKNFVLSVLLLPIFLCLSFPAFAASTKKKSNEDKDIHVMQAVRDSDYETLQKILKDKANPDAKDSMERTALMIAARDNNLKAAKILILAGADVNIKNRTEGKTALIYAATYGYEKMVKLLLKKGALIDVKDLEGKTALIYAVIFDRPAVVKVLIDNKANIFSRTDSDESAMSIANSSGRIKISEMLKQAGAKD, encoded by the coding sequence ATGATTTTAAAATTCACCATGAAAAATTTTGTTTTGTCTGTTTTATTATTACCTATCTTTCTATGCCTGAGCTTTCCTGCTTTTGCAGCTTCAACCAAAAAGAAAAGTAATGAAGATAAAGATATTCATGTAATGCAGGCAGTTCGAGACAGTGATTATGAAACTTTGCAAAAGATTCTAAAGGACAAGGCCAATCCGGACGCAAAAGATAGTATGGAAAGGACTGCACTCATGATCGCGGCAAGAGATAATAATCTGAAAGCTGCTAAAATTTTAATCCTTGCCGGAGCCGATGTGAATATTAAAAATAGAACCGAGGGAAAAACGGCCCTGATTTATGCAGCGACTTATGGTTACGAAAAAATGGTTAAACTTTTATTAAAGAAGGGTGCTTTAATCGATGTAAAAGACCTGGAAGGTAAGACAGCTCTAATCTATGCTGTAATCTTTGATAGGCCGGCTGTAGTAAAAGTTTTAATTGATAATAAGGCCAATATCTTTAGCCGAACCGATTCTGATGAGTCTGCCATGAGCATTGCAAATTCTTCGGGAAGAATAAAAATTTCCGAAATGCTAAAGCAGGCCGGTGCAAAAGACTGA
- a CDS encoding HAMP domain-containing protein — protein sequence MNSSVNKKRVYIFFLAGFLMPPTTWLAGLVFYSMMSMSQMWQIAFNPALWGYVFLFVGIVTSILHKNIKKIQLYLDGSNEKSILQEAQKSVSFIPKFFMFAISVYVPCGVPVVTHGKEFVTRDIFLYSLYISLPIVLLFAIPFWTYITINLEKWTSSIPFHEEIKGMRLSARLFINMVVTTVGMVTLIFLFVLTYLNMEHTKGHIVDNEDLIIKVFILSTIAVALIILNFYNLLKQLIVPIKQTEDRLKDVAEGDGDLRLSIEIISRDEIGELASFFNTFISKLKTVVIDTKSSAEKVTLSSNTTLNEVKSLSAESGTQARSAMEISTTIKKLSTGMQEISKNAEEQQNSLQTLRDNMGVLKQNTDDVVNEVNESQGLAKNITRIAREGEKAMNKMNSSIGSITRGAKEMNAILKIISDISKRTNLLALNASIEAARAGESGQGFAVVADEIAKLADKTAMSLNQIQTLVNSSVADIEEGQNTSKEASLQFHNILSSIDDIIHKMDLLCNKIDLQYQSNQLVHESVEEVFNRSLSIQKSTTQQQQATHEIESRIINITGVTDAIVKRSDTLSANTEKVNYEMNDLKKKIGFFKTS from the coding sequence ATGAATTCAAGTGTAAATAAAAAAAGAGTCTATATTTTCTTTCTGGCCGGGTTTTTGATGCCACCTACTACCTGGCTTGCGGGTCTTGTTTTTTATAGCATGATGAGCATGAGCCAGATGTGGCAAATCGCGTTTAACCCTGCACTCTGGGGATATGTTTTTTTATTCGTGGGAATCGTTACAAGTATACTCCATAAAAATATAAAAAAAATCCAGCTTTATCTCGATGGCTCCAATGAGAAATCCATTCTACAGGAAGCCCAGAAAAGTGTATCTTTTATTCCAAAATTTTTCATGTTTGCAATTTCTGTATATGTTCCCTGCGGTGTGCCGGTAGTTACGCATGGAAAAGAATTTGTAACACGTGATATATTTTTATATAGCCTTTATATTTCCCTTCCTATAGTACTTCTTTTTGCGATTCCTTTTTGGACCTATATTACTATCAATCTGGAGAAATGGACTTCTTCCATTCCTTTTCATGAAGAAATTAAAGGTATGCGTTTGAGTGCCCGGCTTTTTATCAATATGGTTGTAACTACAGTAGGAATGGTAACTCTTATTTTTCTCTTTGTTCTGACGTATTTGAATATGGAACATACAAAAGGGCATATTGTAGATAATGAAGATTTAATTATAAAAGTATTTATTCTCAGTACTATAGCAGTCGCCCTGATTATTTTGAATTTTTATAACCTTCTAAAACAATTAATTGTACCCATCAAGCAAACCGAGGATCGCTTAAAAGATGTGGCGGAAGGAGATGGAGATCTTCGTCTGAGTATAGAAATTATTTCGCGAGATGAAATTGGAGAATTGGCCTCCTTTTTTAATACCTTCATTAGTAAATTAAAAACAGTTGTGATTGATACAAAATCTTCTGCTGAAAAAGTAACCCTATCTTCAAACACAACTCTGAATGAGGTTAAGTCTCTTTCGGCTGAATCCGGAACCCAGGCACGTTCAGCTATGGAAATTTCTACAACCATTAAAAAGCTATCTACAGGTATGCAGGAAATTTCTAAAAATGCAGAAGAGCAGCAAAACTCCCTGCAAACACTCAGAGATAATATGGGAGTTCTCAAGCAGAATACGGATGATGTTGTGAATGAGGTAAATGAATCACAAGGTCTCGCTAAAAATATCACCCGGATTGCCCGTGAGGGAGAGAAAGCCATGAATAAAATGAATAGCAGTATTGGTAGCATAACCAGAGGTGCTAAAGAAATGAATGCTATTCTGAAAATTATTTCTGATATATCTAAAAGAACTAACCTTCTGGCTTTAAATGCCTCTATTGAAGCCGCCAGAGCCGGAGAAAGCGGCCAGGGTTTTGCCGTCGTAGCCGATGAAATTGCTAAATTAGCCGATAAAACAGCCATGAGTTTAAACCAGATCCAGACACTGGTAAATTCAAGTGTAGCTGACATTGAAGAAGGACAGAATACTTCGAAAGAAGCCAGTTTACAATTTCATAATATTCTTTCATCTATTGATGATATTATTCATAAAATGGATTTGCTCTGTAATAAGATAGATTTGCAGTACCAGAGTAACCAATTAGTCCATGAATCAGTCGAAGAAGTTTTTAACCGTTCCTTGTCTATTCAGAAATCGACAACCCAACAACAACAGGCTACCCACGAAATTGAAAGTCGTATTATAAATATTACGGGAGTCACAGATGCCATTGTAAAACGTTCAGATACCTTATCGGCTAATACAGAAAAAGTAAATTATGAAATGAATGACCTGAAAAAGAAGATTGGTTTTTTTAAGACTTCCTAA
- a CDS encoding chloride channel protein: MEKWKKIRSLFNIRGPKSIYLYSMVIGILAGLFACVFAYSLARAEQFTFSFLANLPLSAPPGELHFNHAQGESNKLILFFLPIFGGILTGLVVYLFCPDAEGTGTDAMIQAFHYKEGKMDTRVPFFKAIATIITLASGGSAGKEGPTAQIGAGVGVVLSKLVNAGARARRTFLLAGTAGGLGAIFRAPLGGAITAVEVIYQEDFESDSLVPCIISSVTAYLVFTSIFGPGSMFKVHDIGLKDYHELFFYVILGLVCFAMGFVFVSVFNYIGAIFKKINIHPVLKPGIGGLIVGSFGYFFPELIGGGFGLLQKTISGEGLMTISDSRIYVASFFLLIAFLKILTTSFTIGSGGSGGVFGPSILIGGMLGGFVGVLSSTLFPQYNFSLSSFILVGMSAFFVGVARAPIAGMIMVCDMVGNYNLLPPLMIVSVISFILSHRRSIYKGQVENRFKSPAHEWDMNQDAMERIHISKYFSDFKKYAIITKDKLLTEVEDLALEIQESDFIIVNPDGSYFGSASLRRNRLEEENRDFLRNLITIEDVATSLPCVTTKNTLGDALKIILNHDIDKVAVLRQNKVIGYLRYNDILKAYHTELSKYSRKSI; this comes from the coding sequence ATGGAAAAATGGAAGAAAATCCGAAGCCTATTCAATATCCGGGGACCCAAATCAATTTACCTGTATTCAATGGTAATAGGAATTTTAGCCGGCCTTTTTGCCTGTGTATTTGCTTATTCACTCGCAAGAGCCGAACAATTTACTTTTTCTTTTCTGGCCAATCTTCCTTTGTCGGCCCCTCCGGGAGAGCTGCACTTCAATCATGCTCAGGGAGAATCCAATAAGCTAATTCTATTTTTCCTGCCGATTTTCGGAGGAATTTTGACCGGTCTCGTTGTTTACCTTTTCTGTCCTGATGCAGAAGGAACCGGGACCGATGCGATGATCCAGGCTTTCCATTATAAAGAAGGAAAAATGGACACGAGAGTTCCTTTTTTTAAAGCAATAGCGACAATTATCACCCTGGCTTCGGGAGGAAGTGCCGGAAAAGAGGGGCCTACCGCCCAGATTGGAGCCGGGGTCGGGGTCGTGTTAAGTAAGCTGGTAAATGCGGGGGCAAGAGCAAGGCGAACTTTTCTTCTTGCAGGGACTGCGGGCGGACTGGGTGCAATATTCAGAGCTCCCCTCGGAGGTGCGATAACAGCTGTAGAGGTTATTTATCAGGAAGATTTTGAAAGCGATTCCCTGGTTCCCTGCATTATTTCTTCCGTTACGGCCTATCTAGTCTTTACCAGTATATTTGGTCCCGGCTCCATGTTTAAAGTCCATGACATTGGTCTCAAAGATTATCATGAGTTGTTCTTTTATGTGATTCTTGGCCTGGTTTGTTTTGCTATGGGTTTTGTTTTTGTCAGTGTATTCAACTACATAGGTGCCATATTCAAGAAAATCAATATCCACCCCGTCCTAAAACCCGGTATCGGTGGATTAATTGTAGGAAGTTTCGGTTATTTTTTCCCGGAATTGATAGGAGGAGGTTTTGGTCTATTACAAAAAACAATCAGTGGCGAAGGGCTCATGACTATCAGCGATTCTCGGATTTATGTAGCCTCCTTTTTTCTTTTGATTGCTTTTTTAAAAATTTTAACCACATCTTTTACTATAGGTTCCGGAGGATCCGGAGGAGTATTTGGACCTTCTATTTTAATCGGAGGAATGCTCGGTGGTTTTGTAGGAGTTCTTTCCTCTACTCTTTTTCCACAGTATAATTTTTCTTTATCCTCATTTATCCTCGTTGGGATGAGTGCATTTTTTGTGGGTGTTGCAAGAGCTCCTATTGCCGGTATGATTATGGTCTGCGATATGGTTGGAAACTATAACCTGCTTCCTCCCCTGATGATCGTTTCTGTGATTTCGTTTATTTTATCCCATCGCAGGTCTATCTATAAAGGACAGGTAGAAAACCGCTTCAAATCTCCGGCTCATGAATGGGATATGAACCAGGACGCAATGGAGAGAATCCACATTTCCAAGTATTTTTCGGATTTTAAAAAATATGCGATTATCACAAAAGATAAACTTCTTACGGAAGTAGAAGACCTCGCCCTTGAAATTCAGGAGAGTGATTTCATTATCGTTAATCCTGATGGTTCCTATTTTGGCTCAGCCTCCCTCAGAAGGAATCGACTTGAAGAAGAAAACAGGGATTTCTTACGAAACCTGATTACAATTGAAGATGTTGCGACTTCCCTTCCCTGTGTAACAACTAAAAATACACTCGGAGATGCTTTAAAAATTATCTTAAACCATGATATTGATAAAGTGGCAGTCTTACGTCAAAATAAGGTAATCGGGTATCTACGGTATAATGATATTCTAAAAGCTTATCACACCGAGCTCAGTAAGTATTCTAGAAAAAGTATTTAG
- a CDS encoding helix-turn-helix transcriptional regulator, producing the protein MVTTKEELEEKVREAMVNSKLSVYKLAERTDVSKTHIHGIIKQTQKPSLEVLMKIARCFDVKYTFTNSSDIMQICRAERYILS; encoded by the coding sequence ATGGTAACTACAAAAGAAGAGCTGGAAGAAAAAGTACGAGAAGCAATGGTGAATTCTAAACTTTCTGTCTATAAATTAGCGGAAAGAACAGATGTATCGAAAACCCATATTCATGGCATTATCAAACAAACCCAAAAGCCTTCCCTGGAAGTTTTAATGAAAATTGCAAGGTGCTTTGATGTGAAATATACATTTACAAACTCCTCTGATATCATGCAGATATGCAGAGCAGAAAGATACATTCTGAGTTAA